Proteins found in one Solitalea lacus genomic segment:
- a CDS encoding WG repeat-containing protein, whose product MKKAFLQLNVTMRNKTIIVKYLFLLLSIAAISCTQKNKSVQTKPFEREKLKGYLNKAEDRWICEDSTYEADSFSDSLSQYASVMKMDSDRNPLGMGLINRQGEIMVPIIYDGLGVGFVDSLCQVNKADKLGLVNFEGKEIVAPTYEYISYAEDGLMRVGKNDLYGMINLKGEIVIPLMYKDARIANEGMIAVMIDPQKWGYINHKNEMIVKPEFTFIDKFENGKVILQKADGEDYIVYKDGRVEKKSNP is encoded by the coding sequence ATGAAAAAAGCCTTTTTACAGCTAAATGTGACAATGAGAAATAAAACAATAATCGTAAAGTATCTTTTCCTGCTACTGAGTATTGCAGCAATTTCTTGTACTCAAAAAAATAAAAGTGTGCAAACAAAGCCTTTCGAACGTGAAAAGCTAAAAGGATATTTAAATAAGGCGGAAGATAGGTGGATTTGCGAAGATTCCACCTATGAAGCTGATTCTTTTAGCGACAGTCTCTCGCAGTATGCATCTGTTATGAAAATGGATTCTGATAGAAATCCTTTAGGAATGGGGCTTATAAATAGACAAGGAGAAATCATGGTCCCCATTATTTACGACGGTTTAGGTGTAGGATTTGTAGATAGCCTATGCCAAGTGAATAAAGCGGATAAACTAGGGTTGGTTAATTTTGAAGGAAAAGAAATTGTAGCACCTACCTATGAATACATTTCTTATGCCGAAGATGGACTTATGCGAGTGGGCAAGAATGATCTGTACGGAATGATTAACCTGAAAGGCGAAATAGTGATCCCCCTAATGTACAAGGACGCCAGAATTGCAAACGAGGGAATGATCGCCGTAATGATTGATCCTCAAAAATGGGGATATATAAATCACAAAAACGAAATGATTGTAAAGCCTGAATTTACTTTCATAGATAAGTTTGAAAACGGGAAAGTGATTTTGCAAAAAGCTGACGGAGAGGACTACATTGTTTACAAGGACGGGCGAGTTGAGAAGAAATCGAACCCTTAA
- a CDS encoding histidine kinase has protein sequence MNRAFVIIFLLLLASCQSKPKKENVAPQDLLKKLESINDSIEQNQQIDKLGLWTNQLKQKEFSESSPCLAFINYNIAKNLAKVSTDSAKYHINIALELIEREKEFNALKFTIFNGAGMIAESEGKFYQAVYYFNKSAAIIMNDDLLQSKPLAKVICLLNAAQGNNRIHQYQKAVQQNQLALKFLKKLPNNHYKYYFRAYSQLFTSYVESRSYNADSLRLYLKELRTISSKTHDSIQLRFTNEHTGNYYSLLNQYGTAIPYYKLVKGYDKQSLLANPQKTSAAKNTYTTIANLIDLYVQTKQFSEAAQLINEADELEKQYADWFSFYEKALNKQAKAHYYFAIGNVDEARKTTDKLSELKDNNLKNSGIQATEEMATIYQLQAKDRSINTLNRTIDYTTQRLEKNKLLLFIIGLLALLAVSWALLLYFIQKQRKQKQEREKILLQQQLLRTQMEPHFIFNTLSALQSFIRFDDKEKSIKYLSQFSKLLRSSLELSRQNYVPLNEELEAIENYLSLQQMRFEYTFDYEITKPETDTSTILIPPMLIQPFVENAIIHGIGHRPNDGKISLEIRPNENQLLVKITDNGNGFGKTVNEKVSHQSLSGTIAKERLEILAKESKMNANVDIVSNNQGTCVLLILPIKNL, from the coding sequence ATGAACAGGGCGTTTGTGATTATTTTTCTGCTTCTGTTAGCTTCCTGCCAATCAAAACCTAAAAAAGAGAATGTTGCTCCTCAGGATTTATTAAAAAAACTGGAAAGCATAAACGATAGCATAGAGCAAAACCAACAAATCGACAAGCTCGGCCTATGGACAAATCAGCTCAAACAGAAGGAATTTTCAGAAAGCAGTCCGTGCCTGGCTTTTATTAATTATAATATTGCTAAAAACCTGGCAAAGGTTTCAACCGATAGTGCCAAATACCATATCAATATTGCGCTGGAGTTGATTGAACGTGAAAAGGAATTTAATGCACTAAAATTCACCATTTTTAATGGAGCTGGCATGATTGCCGAATCTGAAGGCAAATTTTATCAGGCTGTTTATTATTTCAATAAATCTGCGGCCATCATAATGAATGATGATTTGCTTCAAAGCAAGCCACTGGCGAAAGTAATTTGCCTGCTAAATGCAGCCCAAGGCAACAACAGAATTCACCAATACCAGAAGGCTGTACAACAAAACCAACTTGCGCTGAAGTTTTTAAAAAAGCTCCCAAACAATCATTACAAATACTACTTCAGAGCTTACTCTCAGCTTTTTACTTCCTATGTTGAAAGCAGAAGTTACAATGCTGATTCTTTACGGTTGTATTTGAAAGAATTGAGAACTATTTCAAGTAAAACCCACGACTCTATACAGCTAAGATTTACTAATGAACATACCGGGAATTACTATTCATTGCTTAATCAATATGGTACAGCCATTCCTTATTATAAGCTGGTAAAAGGTTATGACAAGCAAAGTTTATTGGCCAATCCACAAAAAACAAGTGCGGCAAAAAACACTTACACCACCATTGCTAATCTTATTGATTTATATGTTCAGACTAAACAGTTTTCAGAAGCTGCACAGCTAATAAATGAGGCTGATGAACTTGAAAAGCAATATGCTGATTGGTTCTCCTTTTATGAAAAGGCTCTGAATAAGCAGGCGAAAGCACATTATTATTTCGCTATTGGCAATGTTGACGAAGCTCGAAAAACAACAGATAAACTTTCGGAATTAAAAGATAACAACCTGAAAAACTCAGGCATACAAGCTACTGAAGAAATGGCAACCATTTACCAATTGCAGGCAAAAGATCGTTCTATCAACACTCTCAACCGTACAATAGATTACACCACTCAACGTCTTGAAAAGAACAAACTATTACTTTTCATTATTGGGCTATTAGCATTATTGGCAGTTTCCTGGGCATTGCTGCTATATTTCATTCAAAAACAGAGAAAACAAAAACAGGAAAGGGAGAAAATTTTACTGCAACAGCAATTGTTAAGAACCCAGATGGAGCCGCATTTCATCTTTAATACCTTATCTGCATTGCAAAGTTTTATTCGCTTTGATGATAAGGAAAAATCGATAAAATACCTCAGCCAGTTTAGCAAATTACTCAGAAGTAGCCTTGAACTCAGCCGTCAAAACTACGTACCACTTAACGAAGAACTGGAGGCTATAGAAAATTACCTGAGCTTACAGCAAATGCGATTCGAATACACCTTTGATTATGAAATTACCAAACCCGAAACAGATACTTCTACGATATTGATTCCACCCATGCTGATTCAGCCGTTTGTAGAAAATGCCATTATACATGGCATTGGGCACCGCCCAAATGATGGAAAGATATCGCTAGAAATTCGTCCAAATGAAAACCAACTATTGGTAAAAATTACTGACAACGGAAATGGCTTTGGAAAAACAGTTAATGAAAAAGTAAGTCATCAGTCTTTATCAGGAACAATTGCAAAGGAGCGACTGGAAATTTTAGCAAAAGAAAGTAAGATGAACGCTAATGTTGATATCGTTTCAAATAATCAGGGAACGTGTGTTTTATTAATTCTCCCGATAAAAAACCTTTAG
- a CDS encoding LytR/AlgR family response regulator transcription factor — protein sequence MHQLKTLIIEDEPAVRKELEWLVSQEKNLILEATANSVEKALQIIKEIKPDLVLMDIQLKDGTAFDILNQLEEPAFHIIFITAYNHFAIKAIKFGALDYLLKPIDNEEFSAAIQKLHKTKKADYINQISILKEQDQTKLIDMDTRVCITSIDCLQMIKLNEIIYLSGEGSYTQIHLENHKKVTASKPLKYYEELLPTEFFIRTHQSYIVNKNFIDKYLKTGVMVMKDLSEIPVATRRKDFILDQLSLLK from the coding sequence ATGCATCAACTTAAAACATTGATTATTGAAGATGAGCCTGCCGTTAGAAAAGAATTAGAATGGCTTGTTTCTCAAGAAAAGAATTTAATTCTCGAAGCGACGGCAAATTCGGTGGAGAAGGCTTTACAAATCATTAAAGAGATAAAGCCTGATTTAGTATTAATGGATATCCAGTTAAAAGATGGCACCGCATTCGATATTCTTAATCAGCTAGAAGAACCTGCTTTTCACATTATTTTTATCACAGCGTATAATCACTTTGCAATTAAAGCCATTAAGTTTGGCGCATTGGATTACCTTCTAAAACCGATTGACAACGAAGAATTTTCAGCCGCAATTCAAAAGCTGCACAAAACGAAAAAAGCTGATTATATAAATCAAATCAGTATCCTAAAAGAGCAGGACCAAACAAAGCTCATCGACATGGATACCAGAGTCTGTATTACTTCTATAGACTGTTTACAGATGATAAAGCTCAATGAAATCATCTATCTTTCGGGCGAAGGCTCATATACACAAATACATTTGGAGAACCATAAAAAGGTAACTGCTTCTAAGCCTTTAAAATATTACGAAGAACTTTTGCCAACGGAATTCTTTATACGAACCCATCAATCCTACATCGTGAACAAAAACTTTATCGACAAATACCTAAAAACAGGCGTAATGGTGATGAAAGACCTTTCTGAAATTCCCGTAGCTACGCGCAGAAAAGACTTTATTTTGGACCAGTTAAGCCTCTTGAAATAA
- a CDS encoding outer membrane beta-barrel protein, with product MRLLLSLFVLVSTCILSTYETHAQHRGVISGIVKEAKTQQVVESAAVSIMNTQDSTVRGTFSDKDGLYTIKNLPLGNYKLYCNFFGYKTMSRSFSITKEKLEHKQDLLLDSAIISLNEITVVAEAPPVVLKKDTVEYNASSFKTKDYAPVEELIKQLPGVDVGKDGSITTQGQKVTAVLVDGKPFFIRDPKIATQSLPANIINKVQVITVDPEKSENGQSGLIINLTVKKDKKKGTFGNLSAGAGSNNQYKGNLSLHRFNNEQQFSLLSTANNVSSEGGISNTYSVGLNINTPLSSKTSLSLGYLYNSMDNNRSSQLYRSTLLSSGSLFYSDRSTNNSSNQNHSINLNFEYQINTFSKINIAPSISFRKSNSLSSSLFESSNTEGKINDGNRSINSGMKTPDFSNNINYSTRFKNKRRRLNLNIRNSYNSNEQTGLNYSLSNYYSSGSLKQTLINQKNADNSSSTNHSINMLYTEPISQNHSLKFAYDFNNSIENSSRNTYDYNELNNEFDLTNGLMSNEYRNRTNYNRVGISFNSTRNSLNNPMEYSAGVSIQKTDLKGKSLTKDSTYTQNRISIFPQASLNYKISKNESIGSDYRGDIRQPSISELQPTPDNSNPLYIRMGNPNLQPEFNNMLSINYRNFDPTSNQSLFANLSFSTIFNKITYNSLLDINTGKQLSKPENVSGNYNFNFNVNMGVPIKNLKTKPGINAQLNRNTTYINGSKTTTLKSGFGILYNINYRYKDYLDLNMNCNANYSNLQYDQPGLKDANYINFSSSVNVSYYLPMNFALNTDLTYSKNANQIQTAKKSVTLLNAGIYKEFLKGKQAKLSIDAYDLLKQNTSINRTITNNQIEDRQSNNLQQYFMLSFTYRLNKFKQSQ from the coding sequence ATGAGACTTTTACTTTCCTTATTCGTGCTAGTTAGTACGTGTATTCTTTCTACGTATGAAACACATGCTCAACATCGTGGAGTAATTAGTGGAATAGTTAAGGAAGCCAAAACCCAACAAGTTGTTGAAAGTGCTGCTGTTTCTATAATGAACACTCAAGACTCAACCGTTCGTGGTACTTTTTCTGACAAAGACGGTCTCTATACAATCAAAAACCTTCCTTTAGGAAACTATAAGTTATACTGCAATTTTTTTGGATATAAAACTATGAGTCGCAGTTTTTCGATCACCAAAGAAAAACTAGAACACAAGCAAGACCTTCTTCTCGACTCAGCCATTATTAGTCTAAATGAAATAACAGTTGTTGCAGAAGCCCCTCCGGTGGTATTAAAAAAGGATACCGTTGAGTACAACGCCAGTTCTTTTAAAACAAAAGACTATGCGCCTGTGGAAGAGTTAATTAAACAGTTGCCTGGAGTAGATGTGGGAAAAGATGGCAGTATTACAACTCAGGGGCAAAAAGTGACTGCTGTACTGGTAGATGGAAAACCTTTCTTTATAAGGGATCCAAAAATTGCAACTCAGAGCTTGCCAGCCAACATCATCAATAAAGTTCAGGTAATAACGGTCGATCCTGAAAAATCTGAAAATGGACAATCCGGTTTAATCATTAATCTTACGGTAAAAAAGGATAAAAAGAAAGGAACATTTGGCAACCTATCTGCAGGAGCAGGCAGTAATAACCAATACAAAGGTAACTTAAGTCTACACCGATTTAATAATGAGCAGCAGTTCTCCTTGCTATCAACTGCTAACAATGTTAGTTCAGAAGGAGGCATTTCTAACACTTACTCAGTGGGATTAAATATCAACACCCCTCTTAGTTCAAAGACATCATTATCTCTTGGCTACTTATATAATTCAATGGATAATAATAGATCGAGTCAACTTTATAGAAGCACCCTACTGTCAAGCGGTTCTTTATTCTATTCAGATCGGTCTACCAATAATTCCAGCAACCAAAATCATTCGATTAATTTAAATTTCGAGTACCAGATAAATACATTTAGCAAAATAAACATTGCGCCTAGTATTAGTTTTAGGAAAAGCAATTCTCTTTCAAGCAGTTTATTCGAATCATCAAACACTGAGGGTAAAATAAACGATGGAAATCGTTCCATAAACTCAGGCATGAAAACACCTGATTTTAGTAATAATATAAACTATTCTACAAGGTTTAAAAATAAGCGAAGACGGCTGAACTTAAATATTAGAAACAGTTACAACTCAAACGAACAAACCGGTCTCAATTATTCGCTAAGCAATTATTACTCTAGTGGATCATTGAAACAAACGCTTATCAACCAAAAAAATGCAGATAATAGCAGTTCAACAAACCATTCGATTAATATGTTGTACACTGAACCTATCTCTCAAAATCATTCATTGAAATTTGCCTATGATTTTAATAACAGCATAGAAAACAGTTCGCGAAATACATACGATTACAATGAATTAAACAACGAATTCGATTTAACCAACGGTTTAATGAGCAATGAGTACCGAAATCGAACCAATTACAACCGAGTGGGAATAAGTTTTAATAGCACTAGAAACTCTTTGAACAATCCTATGGAATATTCAGCAGGTGTTTCTATTCAAAAAACAGATTTAAAGGGGAAGTCATTAACAAAGGACAGCACATATACTCAAAACAGGATAAGTATCTTTCCTCAAGCCAGTTTAAATTATAAAATTTCAAAAAACGAAAGTATAGGATCTGACTATAGGGGTGATATTCGCCAACCGTCTATTTCAGAATTACAGCCTACGCCCGATAATAGCAACCCATTGTATATACGAATGGGAAACCCTAATCTTCAGCCTGAGTTTAACAACATGCTTTCTATAAATTATAGAAACTTTGATCCTACATCAAACCAAAGCCTCTTTGCTAACCTTTCGTTTTCAACCATCTTTAATAAGATTACCTACAACAGTCTATTGGATATAAATACTGGTAAGCAGCTGAGTAAGCCTGAAAATGTTTCGGGCAATTATAATTTTAATTTCAATGTTAACATGGGAGTTCCCATTAAAAACCTGAAAACCAAACCAGGAATTAATGCGCAACTTAACAGAAATACAACCTATATAAATGGGTCCAAAACAACAACTTTAAAATCAGGCTTCGGAATACTTTACAACATTAACTACCGCTACAAAGACTATTTAGACCTGAACATGAACTGTAATGCAAATTATAGCAATTTACAGTATGATCAACCGGGGTTAAAAGATGCGAATTACATTAATTTCTCATCAAGCGTTAATGTCTCATACTACTTGCCAATGAATTTTGCTTTAAATACTGATTTAACTTATTCAAAAAATGCCAATCAAATTCAAACAGCAAAAAAGAGCGTAACCTTATTGAATGCAGGAATTTACAAAGAGTTCTTAAAAGGTAAACAGGCAAAACTAAGCATAGATGCTTATGATTTATTAAAACAAAATACTAGCATAAACCGAACAATCACCAACAATCAGATTGAAGACAGGCAATCCAATAACTTACAACAATACTTTATGTTAAGTTTTACTTACAGGCTTAATAAATTTAAACAGTCTCAATAG
- the recA gene encoding recombinase RecA: MSDNKLEKLKALQLTLDKLEKSYGKGTIMKLGDTAIEPIEAISTGSLGLDIALGIGGLPKGRIIEIYGPESSGKTTLAIHAIAESQKKGGIAAIIDAEHAFDKFYAKKLGVDVDNLLISQPDNGEQALEIADNLIRSGAIDIIVIDSVAALVPKGEIEGEMGDSKMGLQARLMSQALRKLTGTINKTGCCCIFINQLREKIGVMFGNPETTTGGNALKFYASIRLDIRRTGQIKDGEEVSGNRVKVKIVKNKVAPPFRLAEFDIMYGEGISKAGEIIDLGVEYEIIKKSGSWFSYGDSKLGQGRDAVKQLILDNPELMEELETKIREAVTGESLAANEA; encoded by the coding sequence ATGAGCGACAATAAACTTGAAAAACTAAAAGCTTTACAGCTTACCCTAGATAAGCTTGAAAAATCATACGGTAAAGGAACCATTATGAAATTGGGCGATACAGCTATTGAGCCTATCGAAGCAATCTCTACTGGTTCTTTAGGACTGGACATTGCCTTAGGCATTGGCGGATTACCGAAAGGTCGTATCATTGAAATTTACGGTCCAGAGTCATCGGGTAAAACCACTTTAGCTATACACGCCATTGCCGAATCGCAGAAAAAAGGCGGCATTGCAGCTATTATTGATGCGGAGCACGCTTTTGATAAATTTTATGCCAAAAAATTAGGTGTTGATGTTGACAACTTATTGATCTCACAACCCGACAACGGTGAACAAGCACTAGAAATTGCTGACAACTTGATACGTTCAGGCGCCATTGATATAATCGTGATAGACTCTGTTGCCGCATTGGTTCCAAAGGGGGAAATTGAAGGGGAAATGGGTGATTCTAAAATGGGATTGCAAGCTCGTTTAATGTCGCAAGCATTACGTAAACTTACTGGTACCATCAATAAAACAGGTTGTTGTTGTATTTTTATTAACCAATTGCGTGAAAAAATTGGCGTAATGTTCGGCAACCCTGAGACTACTACGGGAGGTAATGCCTTGAAATTTTACGCATCTATTCGTTTAGATATTCGTCGTACCGGTCAAATTAAAGACGGAGAAGAGGTATCAGGTAACCGTGTAAAAGTTAAAATTGTAAAAAATAAAGTAGCTCCTCCTTTCCGTTTAGCTGAATTCGACATCATGTATGGTGAAGGAATTTCTAAAGCGGGTGAAATCATTGACCTTGGAGTTGAATATGAAATCATTAAAAAATCAGGCTCATGGTTTAGTTATGGTGACAGCAAATTAGGTCAGGGCCGCGATGCTGTAAAACAGTTAATTTTAGACAACCCTGAATTGATGGAAGAATTAGAAACTAAGATCCGTGAAGCAGTTACTGGTGAAAGCCTGGCCGCTAACGAAGCTTAA
- the nth gene encoding endonuclease III, which translates to MLKKDRYTAFIDYFSEHQPNAETELNYSNPYELLVAVILSAQCTDKRVNMVTPALFERYPNAQSLAATTSDEVFTYIKSISYPNNKAKHLVGMAKILVEQFNNQVPSSVEQLQKMPGVGRKTANVIASVIYNMPAMAVDTHVFRVAARIGLTSNAKTPLAAEKQLIKYIPKEKVHVAHHWLILHGRYTCLARTPKCDTCQLTFFCKYFEQNFLKTPKQNSKTLTF; encoded by the coding sequence ATGCTCAAAAAAGATCGTTATACAGCTTTTATAGATTATTTCTCCGAACATCAACCCAATGCCGAAACTGAATTAAACTATTCCAACCCGTATGAATTATTAGTAGCGGTAATTCTTTCTGCACAGTGTACTGATAAAAGAGTAAATATGGTAACGCCTGCGCTTTTTGAACGTTATCCAAATGCCCAATCATTAGCAGCCACCACTTCTGACGAAGTATTTACTTATATTAAAAGCATTAGCTACCCTAACAACAAAGCCAAACATCTAGTTGGTATGGCCAAAATACTTGTTGAACAGTTTAATAACCAGGTGCCATCGAGTGTCGAACAACTACAAAAAATGCCAGGGGTTGGCAGAAAAACCGCAAACGTTATTGCTTCCGTAATTTATAACATGCCGGCCATGGCCGTTGATACTCATGTTTTTAGAGTTGCTGCCCGCATAGGTTTAACAAGCAATGCAAAAACACCATTGGCTGCTGAAAAACAATTGATAAAATACATTCCAAAGGAAAAAGTGCATGTGGCTCATCATTGGCTCATTCTTCATGGACGCTATACATGCTTAGCACGAACCCCGAAATGCGACACTTGCCAACTCACCTTCTTTTGCAAATATTTTGAGCAAAACTTCTTAAAAACGCCTAAACAAAATAGCAAAACCTTAACTTTTTGA
- a CDS encoding SulP family inorganic anion transporter → MPDKANKFGLLPSWLSNYEKSWLRFDVIAGSVAAAVVIPKAMAYATIAGLPVQVGLYTVLIPMVIYALSGTSRALSVSTTTTIAVLTATELEDLNTIHNPNLLITALVTLTCLVGIILLLSAVMRLGFIANFISEPVLIGFKAGIGMVIILDQISKLLGIHFSKGSFIHNLSSIIQLLPESSIPTLALGVIMIILLMGLEHFFPKVPAPLIAVALGITIMKVLHLQSFGIEQVGYIPKGLPSIVWPDVSLVSQLWGGALGIALMSFTETIAAGRAFSKGDEPPIKANRELLATGLANTGSAIFGAMPSGGGTSQTAINRIAGSKTQVSALVTAGIALLTMLFIAPLLGSMPQATLAAVVIVYSIGLIKTRDFREILKIRRTEFIWALVALIGVVLFGTLKGIVVAIIVSLIALAQQVADPPLRVLGRKPGSNVFRPLSVEHPEDETYPGLLILRPEGRIFFLNASRVGEKINALLSKYKPRVIAIDFSGVFDLEYTALKMLIEAEKRLSNAGISVWLVGLNPTVLEMVNRSSLSETLGLSRMHFSLELAVKKFNEEKGN, encoded by the coding sequence ATGCCTGATAAAGCGAATAAGTTTGGTTTATTACCCAGTTGGCTTTCTAATTATGAAAAGTCGTGGTTGAGATTTGATGTAATAGCTGGGTCAGTAGCAGCAGCTGTGGTTATTCCCAAGGCTATGGCATATGCAACTATTGCTGGGTTGCCTGTTCAGGTAGGGTTGTATACAGTTCTAATCCCCATGGTAATTTATGCACTTAGTGGAACTTCTAGGGCTCTAAGTGTAAGTACTACCACAACTATTGCCGTGCTTACTGCAACAGAACTAGAAGATTTGAATACGATTCATAATCCCAACTTATTAATTACTGCTTTAGTTACCTTAACATGTTTGGTTGGGATAATACTCTTGCTGTCCGCTGTAATGCGTTTGGGGTTTATTGCCAATTTTATATCTGAACCGGTACTTATAGGGTTTAAGGCAGGAATTGGGATGGTTATCATTCTTGATCAGATTTCAAAGTTGCTTGGGATTCACTTTTCAAAAGGCTCTTTTATTCATAATCTGTCATCCATAATACAACTATTGCCAGAGTCATCCATTCCAACATTAGCGTTAGGGGTGATTATGATTATTTTGCTAATGGGATTAGAACACTTCTTTCCCAAGGTGCCAGCCCCTCTGATTGCTGTAGCACTTGGTATAACGATTATGAAGGTTCTTCATTTGCAAAGCTTTGGAATAGAGCAGGTGGGATACATTCCCAAAGGATTGCCTTCAATAGTTTGGCCAGATGTATCCTTGGTAAGTCAGCTTTGGGGTGGAGCGTTAGGCATAGCTCTGATGAGTTTTACAGAAACTATTGCCGCGGGCAGGGCCTTTTCAAAAGGTGATGAACCTCCAATTAAAGCTAATCGGGAATTGTTGGCAACAGGGTTGGCAAATACAGGTAGTGCAATATTTGGGGCCATGCCCTCTGGTGGAGGAACTTCTCAAACTGCTATAAATCGTATTGCAGGATCTAAAACACAGGTTTCTGCATTGGTCACAGCTGGAATTGCATTGTTAACCATGCTTTTTATTGCTCCACTGTTAGGGAGTATGCCTCAGGCTACTCTGGCCGCAGTTGTAATTGTCTATTCTATAGGCTTGATCAAAACCAGGGATTTTAGGGAAATATTAAAAATAAGAAGAACAGAATTCATTTGGGCCTTAGTTGCATTGATTGGGGTGGTTTTGTTTGGCACACTCAAAGGAATCGTTGTTGCCATTATTGTTTCGTTAATAGCTCTTGCTCAACAAGTAGCCGATCCTCCTTTAAGAGTGCTGGGACGTAAGCCCGGAAGCAATGTTTTTCGGCCATTATCAGTGGAGCATCCTGAAGATGAAACCTATCCAGGATTATTAATCCTCCGGCCGGAAGGTCGTATATTCTTTTTAAATGCTTCAAGGGTAGGAGAAAAGATTAATGCCTTGCTTAGTAAGTATAAGCCTCGGGTAATTGCAATTGATTTTAGTGGGGTATTTGATCTTGAGTATACGGCTTTAAAGATGCTTATCGAAGCAGAGAAAAGGCTAAGTAATGCCGGTATTTCGGTGTGGCTGGTTGGGCTTAATCCAACAGTGTTGGAAATGGTTAATCGTTCATCGCTTAGTGAAACGCTTGGGTTAAGTCGAATGCATTTTAGTCTTGAACTTGCAGTTAAAAAGTTTAATGAGGAAAAAGGTAATTAA
- the ppk2 gene encoding polyphosphate kinase 2, producing MKNKDAKKKKEKSENKPEQNVKMKGKDYEDELEKLHVELVKLQEWVKQEGLKVCIVFEGRDGAGKGGTIKAITDRVSPRVFRVVALTAPSDREKSQMYIQRYLPYLPAAGEVVIFDRSWYNRAGVERVMGFCTEEMAKKFLKAVPLVEKAIVDSGIILIKYWLEVSQEEQTRRLESRIGDGRKIWKLSPMDLKSYNRWYDYSRARDEMFLATDTGFAPWYVARSDDKKKVRLNIISHLLSHIPYESLPHMKIKLPKRQSAEGYKEPDYPFKYIKERF from the coding sequence ATGAAAAATAAGGATGCTAAAAAAAAGAAAGAGAAATCTGAGAATAAACCTGAACAGAATGTGAAAATGAAGGGTAAAGATTATGAGGATGAATTGGAGAAGCTTCATGTAGAATTGGTTAAACTTCAAGAGTGGGTCAAACAAGAAGGTCTAAAGGTATGTATTGTATTTGAAGGACGTGATGGTGCTGGAAAAGGTGGGACCATAAAGGCTATAACAGATCGTGTTAGTCCACGTGTTTTTAGAGTAGTGGCCTTAACAGCTCCTTCTGATAGAGAGAAAAGCCAAATGTACATTCAGCGTTATCTTCCCTACCTGCCTGCGGCGGGAGAGGTTGTGATATTTGACAGAAGCTGGTATAATAGGGCAGGGGTTGAGCGTGTGATGGGTTTCTGTACGGAAGAAATGGCTAAGAAATTCCTGAAGGCTGTGCCTCTGGTTGAAAAAGCCATTGTTGATTCGGGAATAATACTAATTAAATATTGGTTAGAGGTTAGCCAGGAAGAGCAAACTCGCCGACTTGAGTCTAGAATTGGCGATGGCCGGAAGATATGGAAGCTTTCTCCAATGGATCTTAAATCGTATAATCGATGGTATGATTATTCACGGGCGAGAGATGAGATGTTTTTAGCTACGGATACTGGTTTTGCACCTTGGTATGTTGCCCGCTCCGACGATAAGAAGAAAGTGCGTTTAAATATAATCTCTCATTTACTGAGCCATATTCCTTATGAAAGCCTTCCGCATATGAAAATAAAATTGCCTAAACGCCAATCCGCCGAAGGTTACAAAGAACCTGATTATCCATTTAAATACATAAAGGAACGATTTTAG